In a genomic window of Tissierella sp. Yu-01:
- a CDS encoding CTP synthase codes for MATKFIFVTGGVVSSLGKGITAASLGRLLKSRGLKVTIQKFDPYINVDPGSLSPYQHGEVYVTEDGAETDLDLGHYERFIDVNLTKNNSVSSGRIYWSVLNKERRGVYNGKTVQVIPHITNEIKERILKAAKERDFDVVITEIGGTVGDIESLPFLEAIRQLKYDVGKENVMYIHVTLVPYLSKAGELKTKPTQHSVKELRSLGIQPDLLICRTEQHIDDDLKAKIALFCDLDPSEVIENMDVATIYELPQMLEDQGLAKKVIEHLGLQCGELDLRDWNSIIEKVMNPKGTVKIALVGKYIELKDAYLSVAEALRHAGIANDVEVDIDWVHAEDLEPDNCGEVLKDADGILVPGGFGNRGIDGKLCAIRYARENNIPFFGICLGMQLASIEFARNVLGFEDAHTTEVNPDTAHPIIDLMVDQKDVENIGGTLRLGVYPCKLIDGTKAMEIYNDEIIYERHRHRYEFNNEYRERMEDKGLIISGVSPDDALVEMVELKDHPWFIGVQYHPEFKSRPTKAHPLFKGFIAASISNKNK; via the coding sequence GTGGCAACGAAGTTTATTTTTGTGACTGGTGGAGTAGTATCTTCATTAGGAAAGGGAATCACAGCTGCTAGTTTAGGTCGACTATTGAAGAGCAGAGGATTGAAAGTAACAATTCAAAAGTTTGACCCTTATATAAATGTTGATCCGGGATCACTTAGCCCATATCAACACGGTGAAGTTTATGTTACTGAAGATGGTGCAGAGACAGACTTGGATTTAGGACATTATGAACGTTTTATAGATGTGAACCTAACTAAGAACAATAGTGTATCTTCAGGGAGAATTTATTGGTCCGTACTTAATAAGGAACGTAGAGGAGTTTATAATGGAAAGACGGTCCAAGTAATTCCTCATATTACCAATGAGATTAAAGAACGTATTTTAAAGGCTGCTAAGGAAAGAGATTTTGATGTAGTTATAACTGAAATAGGTGGTACTGTAGGCGACATAGAGTCATTACCTTTCCTAGAGGCAATCAGACAATTAAAATATGATGTTGGAAAAGAAAATGTAATGTACATCCACGTAACATTGGTACCTTATCTTTCTAAAGCAGGAGAATTAAAAACAAAGCCTACTCAACATAGCGTGAAAGAATTAAGAAGTCTAGGAATCCAACCAGATTTATTGATATGTAGAACTGAACAGCATATAGATGATGACTTGAAAGCTAAAATAGCATTATTCTGTGATTTAGATCCATCTGAAGTTATTGAAAATATGGATGTTGCTACAATATACGAATTACCTCAAATGTTAGAAGATCAGGGCTTAGCTAAAAAGGTTATAGAGCATTTAGGTCTTCAATGTGGAGAACTTGATCTAAGAGATTGGAATTCAATTATAGAAAAAGTTATGAATCCTAAGGGCACTGTAAAGATTGCCTTAGTCGGGAAATATATTGAATTAAAAGATGCCTATCTATCTGTAGCTGAAGCTCTAAGACATGCGGGTATTGCAAATGATGTCGAAGTTGATATTGACTGGGTTCATGCAGAAGACTTGGAGCCAGACAATTGTGGTGAAGTTTTAAAGGATGCAGATGGAATTTTAGTACCTGGTGGCTTTGGAAACAGAGGTATTGATGGAAAGTTATGTGCAATTAGATATGCAAGAGAAAACAACATCCCATTCTTTGGTATTTGCCTAGGTATGCAATTGGCTAGTATAGAATTTGCTAGAAATGTATTAGGATTTGAGGATGCTCATACAACAGAGGTAAATCCAGATACAGCTCATCCAATTATCGACTTAATGGTAGATCAAAAGGATGTAGAAAACATAGGTGGCACCTTAAGACTTGGTGTATATCCATGTAAGTTAATAGATGGTACAAAAGCCATGGAAATATATAATGATGAAATTATTTATGAAAGACATAGACATAGATATGAGTTTAATAATGAATACAGAGAAAGAATGGAAGATAAGGGTCTTATTATATCAGGTGTTTCCCCAGATGACGCCCTTGTTGAAATGGTAGAGTTAAAAGATCATCCTTGGTTTATAGGTGTACAATACCATCCAGAATTTAAATCAAGACCTACTAAAGCTCATCCTTTATTTAAAGGATTCATTGCTGCGAGTATTTCCAATAAAAATAAGTAG
- a CDS encoding S-layer homology domain-containing protein: protein MEFSRKFLRVTALVLMVLMIMPSMPTFAATFKDVPSTHWAYSYIEEMGKLGFINGYNDGTFKPKGTLTYLETMQLLSKLLNMTDSEVKASKDKYSGLVAELKVPTWAQEAVMKCLYRGVITESDLRKAASLDMIRVGTNKRVGRLDISIYMAKAMELEDEANSKPFVSLTFKDLLSIKSEYHKLLYVLIEAGVLNANGTGNGYFEPSSPLLREQMAKMMSAAYNYLQKGPQTPGTPQTPSGDTELIVGTISAINKLGSNTFITVKAKSGSEAAYLIDTSTSVRLDGKLTTVTSLFEGQTVEVTIKKGTSNAINVEAETLETKITGTIKSVSPVTNKITVEYEENKTTKTAELIVVNNADITLDGTDARLIDLNKGDKVVLEIENNNVVEIEATAMSGEIEGVIVDLESEVVSRETIYYITVEKTKGSKVEYELDEDVTIRRDGRRAKFEDLRPGDEVVLELEYGLVVEVDAEVVERKIKGVISAISTRLNSGTEITIRNKETDKEESYSLAKDAKIEVDEKTGNITNLNVGYYVVAIIGSDEILDLEADTRGAESMIRGTITDVNKRRSEVDLEVISSDLSQYRYGDDITIEITDDTYIAGNYDIDDLRKNWELLVFGYFDGYKLIVTEINIR, encoded by the coding sequence ATGGAATTTAGTAGGAAATTTCTAAGGGTAACTGCCTTAGTTCTAATGGTTCTTATGATAATGCCTTCCATGCCTACTTTTGCGGCAACATTTAAGGATGTACCTAGCACTCACTGGGCATATAGCTATATTGAAGAGATGGGGAAATTAGGTTTTATCAACGGTTATAACGATGGAACTTTCAAACCTAAGGGAACATTAACTTATTTGGAGACTATGCAATTATTGTCCAAGCTGTTAAATATGACGGATAGCGAAGTGAAGGCAAGTAAGGACAAATATAGTGGCTTAGTTGCTGAGTTGAAAGTCCCTACATGGGCACAAGAAGCGGTTATGAAATGCCTTTACAGAGGGGTAATTACGGAATCGGACTTAAGAAAAGCAGCATCTCTAGATATGATAAGAGTAGGGACTAATAAGAGAGTTGGAAGACTTGACATTAGTATTTATATGGCTAAAGCTATGGAGTTGGAAGATGAGGCAAATAGTAAACCATTTGTGTCCTTAACATTTAAGGATTTACTTTCAATCAAATCTGAGTATCATAAGCTACTTTATGTTTTAATAGAAGCTGGTGTACTTAACGCAAACGGTACTGGTAATGGATATTTTGAACCATCATCACCACTTTTAAGAGAGCAAATGGCAAAGATGATGTCAGCGGCTTATAATTACTTACAAAAAGGTCCTCAGACACCAGGAACACCTCAAACACCAAGTGGTGATACAGAGCTTATAGTTGGGACAATATCCGCAATAAATAAGCTTGGTTCAAATACATTTATTACTGTAAAAGCTAAATCAGGCTCGGAAGCAGCATACTTAATTGATACATCTACATCTGTAAGACTAGATGGTAAATTAACTACAGTTACAAGTCTATTTGAAGGGCAAACTGTTGAAGTAACTATCAAAAAAGGAACAAGCAACGCTATCAATGTAGAAGCTGAAACATTAGAGACTAAGATAACGGGTACCATAAAGAGTGTGTCACCTGTTACAAATAAAATCACAGTAGAATATGAAGAGAATAAAACAACTAAAACTGCTGAATTAATTGTAGTAAATAATGCTGATATTACATTAGATGGAACTGATGCGAGACTTATTGACTTGAACAAAGGCGATAAAGTAGTTTTAGAAATTGAAAACAATAATGTAGTGGAGATAGAAGCAACTGCAATGAGTGGTGAAATTGAAGGGGTTATTGTTGACTTAGAATCTGAGGTTGTTTCAAGAGAGACTATATATTATATTACAGTTGAAAAAACTAAAGGTAGTAAAGTTGAGTACGAATTAGATGAAGATGTAACTATCCGTAGAGATGGCAGAAGAGCTAAATTCGAAGATTTAAGACCTGGAGATGAAGTTGTTCTTGAATTGGAATATGGGCTTGTTGTGGAAGTAGATGCTGAAGTTGTAGAAAGAAAAATTAAAGGAGTAATTTCTGCAATTTCCACAAGATTAAATAGTGGAACTGAAATTACAATAAGAAATAAAGAAACTGACAAAGAAGAATCTTATTCCTTAGCAAAAGATGCTAAAATAGAAGTAGATGAAAAGACAGGAAATATAACTAATCTAAATGTTGGATATTATGTAGTTGCAATTATAGGTAGTGATGAGATATTAGATTTAGAAGCTGATACTCGTGGTGCAGAATCTATGATAAGAGGTACAATTACAGATGTCAATAAAAGAAGAAGTGAAGTAGATCTTGAAGTAATTAGTTCAGACCTTAGCCAATATAGGTATGGTGATGATATTACAATTGAAATTACCGATGATACTTATATCGCTGGTAATTATGATATTGATGATTTAAGAAAGAATTGGGAACTATTAGTATTTGGATATTTCGATGGATATAAATTAATAGTCACAGAAATAAATATAAGATAG
- a CDS encoding ABC transporter permease, whose product MSSIDLIRMGVKNLWRRKLRTFLTVLGVIIGTSSIIVMLSLGFGLTEGFQEQISQWGDLTTINVHQRWVDPSMPGQEQAKLDDKAVLSFKEIPNVLAVSPTLETYGAVINGRYIAQIPIKGIDPDVMTEFGFETVEGRLLNNTDELAVVFGGGMKHNFWDPNARIWREPKIDLMKDRMSLTLNPNYGYEQPGRDTPNYKEYKIKSVGVLVEGNWETDYGIYMPIKEVQKLIKDKEKSENAKPQRGQSESQYQQINVKVNDMKNVQDVQETIKSMGHEAYSLNDQLESMKQTAGIIQAVLGGIGAISLLVAAIGITNTMVMSIYERTKEIGVMKVIGASLKDIKRLFLFESALIGLLGGILGVIFSYLLSFIINHFGASFMGNFLGTGGESDISIIPIWLVFAAMAFSALIGIMSGYYPARRAMNLSALEAIRTE is encoded by the coding sequence ATGAGTAGTATAGATTTAATCCGAATGGGTGTAAAAAATCTGTGGAGAAGAAAGTTAAGAACATTTTTAACAGTATTAGGAGTAATAATCGGTACTAGTTCAATTATCGTAATGCTCAGCTTAGGATTTGGATTAACCGAAGGTTTTCAAGAACAAATTTCCCAATGGGGTGATTTGACTACCATTAATGTACACCAAAGATGGGTAGATCCTTCCATGCCAGGCCAAGAACAGGCAAAGTTGGATGATAAAGCAGTTCTTTCCTTTAAGGAAATTCCTAACGTATTAGCTGTAAGTCCTACTCTTGAAACCTATGGTGCAGTTATAAATGGTCGTTATATAGCACAGATACCTATAAAAGGAATCGACCCTGATGTAATGACTGAATTTGGATTTGAAACTGTAGAAGGAAGACTTTTAAACAACACTGATGAGTTAGCCGTTGTATTCGGTGGTGGTATGAAACATAACTTCTGGGACCCTAATGCAAGAATCTGGCGAGAACCAAAGATTGACTTAATGAAGGATAGGATGTCCCTAACTCTAAATCCTAATTATGGTTATGAGCAACCTGGCCGGGATACACCTAATTATAAAGAATACAAAATAAAATCTGTAGGTGTATTGGTTGAAGGAAACTGGGAAACAGATTATGGTATATACATGCCAATTAAGGAAGTTCAAAAACTTATAAAAGACAAAGAAAAATCAGAAAATGCAAAGCCTCAAAGAGGTCAATCAGAATCACAATATCAACAAATCAATGTGAAAGTTAATGATATGAAAAATGTACAGGATGTACAGGAAACCATAAAAAGTATGGGACATGAAGCATATAGCTTAAATGACCAACTAGAATCCATGAAGCAGACAGCTGGTATCATTCAAGCAGTTTTAGGTGGAATTGGGGCTATCTCCCTCCTTGTAGCAGCCATTGGAATAACTAATACAATGGTCATGAGCATTTATGAACGAACAAAGGAGATAGGTGTTATGAAGGTAATAGGCGCGTCTCTTAAGGACATTAAAAGACTATTCCTTTTCGAATCTGCCTTAATAGGTTTACTCGGAGGAATACTAGGGGTTATCTTCAGCTACCTACTTTCATTTATAATAAACCACTTCGGAGCATCCTTTATGGGTAATTTCCTAGGGACCGGAGGAGAATCTGATATTTCTATAATCCCTATATGGTTAGTATTTGCAGCGATGGCATTCTCAGCACTTATAGGAATTATGTCAGGATATTATCCAGCAAGAAGGGCAATGAATTTATCAGCACTAGAGGCTATAAGAACGGAATAG
- a CDS encoding CARDB domain-containing protein, with translation MKRALSILIIFTMMITIIPITSFAQGGLIITSNKTITATSGESVRIPVTIENFNYNDIYDITVSADISDPDYVYLTDSSSEYIEYIEYGDSEKVTFKAKVDDLAPRGTYKVDITLRYDGGTQSETVYIRVDSNPPRLSISRVDILPEKEVHPGQKFNVGIELENLGDVTANDITVSLEGLNESGISLANGSSTQRIQSIRGGSKNYAAFQLEASKSLKKGSHQIKLKLKYNENMEETQDITINVETDRNATSNLIFENLTFPTGTMNQNQEVNVSFDLKNQGQSEATNIIVKANSNDINGLVPKSLSQLKIDSIAPGEIQTVEFQFLTTKSSETRNYPIDISVEYEDDLIAPGEKYNINQFVGVFVEAPDEDANQSTPKLIIDKYNFEPSLVKAGDNFTMNLSFYNTNGTKAVKNIKIFLTSDEKTDNESNSAGGSVFTPVDSSNTFYIDSIPPKGRVEKKITMFTVPDAQAKTYTLTANFEYEDSEANQYTATELIGVPVIQQSKLDIGEIGFFPEAYVGQSSPISLEFYNTGKVTLYNMMVKLEGDFQTENGQYYIGNFNSGSSEYFEGYVIPSAPGELKGNVVFTYEDSTGQIQEVREEFTLNVMDMMEPEFPGEMPPIDEMPNEGSNTGKIIGGIITVIAVIAGIVIYKKKKLKKLEAMEIDE, from the coding sequence GTGAAACGAGCTTTAAGCATATTAATTATTTTTACGATGATGATTACAATAATACCAATTACTAGCTTTGCACAAGGTGGATTAATTATTACCAGCAACAAGACTATAACTGCAACATCTGGAGAGTCAGTGAGAATACCAGTTACTATTGAGAATTTTAATTACAATGATATTTATGATATTACAGTATCAGCTGATATCAGTGATCCGGACTATGTTTATCTAACGGATTCTTCAAGCGAATACATCGAATATATCGAATATGGAGATTCAGAGAAGGTTACTTTTAAAGCTAAAGTAGATGATCTAGCACCAAGAGGGACCTACAAAGTTGATATAACTCTAAGATATGATGGAGGAACGCAAAGTGAGACAGTTTACATTCGTGTAGATAGTAATCCACCTAGACTAAGTATTTCTAGAGTAGACATACTACCTGAAAAAGAAGTTCATCCTGGACAAAAATTTAATGTTGGAATTGAATTAGAGAATTTAGGCGACGTCACTGCAAATGATATAACAGTATCATTAGAGGGATTGAATGAAAGCGGTATATCCCTTGCCAATGGTTCAAGCACCCAAAGAATTCAATCAATTCGCGGTGGTTCTAAAAATTATGCTGCATTTCAGTTGGAGGCATCAAAATCATTAAAAAAAGGTAGCCATCAAATTAAATTAAAGCTAAAATACAATGAGAATATGGAAGAAACTCAAGATATAACAATAAATGTAGAAACTGATAGGAATGCGACTTCAAATCTAATCTTTGAAAATCTTACATTCCCTACTGGAACAATGAATCAAAATCAAGAAGTCAATGTAAGCTTCGACCTAAAGAACCAAGGTCAAAGTGAAGCTACAAATATAATTGTTAAGGCTAATAGTAATGATATTAACGGATTAGTACCAAAATCACTTAGTCAGCTAAAAATAGATTCAATAGCTCCAGGTGAGATTCAGACCGTTGAATTCCAATTTCTAACTACTAAAAGTTCAGAAACTAGAAATTATCCAATAGATATCAGTGTAGAATATGAAGATGACTTGATTGCACCTGGAGAAAAATATAATATAAATCAATTTGTAGGAGTATTTGTTGAAGCTCCTGACGAAGATGCTAATCAATCAACTCCAAAACTAATCATTGATAAGTACAACTTTGAACCTTCACTTGTTAAAGCTGGAGATAATTTCACAATGAACCTATCTTTCTATAATACAAATGGTACAAAGGCTGTAAAAAACATCAAGATTTTCCTAACATCAGACGAAAAAACTGATAATGAAAGCAATTCTGCTGGTGGTTCCGTATTTACTCCAGTGGATAGCTCAAATACTTTCTATATAGACAGTATTCCACCTAAAGGAAGAGTTGAAAAGAAGATAACCATGTTCACTGTCCCAGATGCTCAAGCTAAAACCTATACGCTTACAGCTAATTTTGAATATGAAGATAGTGAAGCTAATCAATATACAGCAACTGAACTTATAGGAGTTCCTGTAATTCAACAATCAAAGTTAGACATAGGTGAAATAGGATTCTTCCCTGAGGCTTATGTAGGACAATCATCTCCTATATCATTAGAGTTCTATAATACAGGAAAAGTAACCTTATATAATATGATGGTTAAACTTGAAGGAGATTTTCAAACAGAAAACGGTCAATATTACATTGGTAACTTTAATAGCGGAAGTAGCGAATACTTTGAAGGATATGTAATACCAAGTGCTCCTGGTGAATTAAAAGGTAATGTTGTATTTACCTACGAAGACTCCACAGGTCAGATTCAGGAAGTTAGAGAAGAATTTACCCTTAATGTAATGGATATGATGGAACCAGAATTCCCTGGTGAAATGCCACCTATTGATGAAATGCCAAATGAAGGTTCCAATACCGGTAAAATAATTGGGGGTATAATTACTGTTATAGCAGTTATAGCAGGTATAGTAATATATAAGAAGAAAAAGTTAAAAAAATTAGAGGCAATGGAAATAGATGAGTAG
- a CDS encoding ABC transporter ATP-binding protein, with protein MGDEKIIALNSINLNISQNEFICLLGTSGSGKSTLLNMMAGLEKPTKGQIAINGQHLEKMNEKQLTKFRQLNIGFVFQSYNLISTLSAIENVSLGLTFKGVPKTKRDKMAKEMLVNVGLGNRLHHKPSEMSGGQQQRVSIARAFVGNPKIVFADEPTGNLDTKTTFEVMDLITGMAKENKQTLIIVTHDNEISSYAHRVVYIRDGNIEKITENHNMAEGETVE; from the coding sequence ATGGGCGATGAAAAGATTATAGCTCTTAATAGTATAAATCTAAATATTAGTCAAAATGAATTCATTTGTCTCCTTGGAACTTCAGGCTCTGGCAAAAGTACATTGTTAAACATGATGGCTGGACTTGAAAAGCCAACTAAGGGTCAAATTGCAATAAACGGTCAACATTTAGAGAAAATGAATGAAAAGCAGCTTACTAAATTTAGACAACTAAATATTGGATTTGTATTTCAATCCTATAATCTAATCTCTACATTATCTGCTATTGAGAATGTGAGTCTCGGTTTAACCTTCAAGGGTGTCCCTAAAACAAAAAGGGATAAGATGGCAAAGGAAATGCTTGTAAATGTAGGTTTGGGGAATAGATTACACCATAAGCCATCAGAAATGAGTGGTGGCCAGCAACAACGAGTCAGTATTGCCAGAGCATTCGTAGGCAATCCAAAGATTGTTTTTGCAGACGAGCCAACGGGTAATCTTGATACTAAAACAACCTTTGAAGTAATGGACCTAATAACTGGAATGGCAAAAGAGAATAAACAAACATTAATTATTGTAACACATGATAATGAAATCTCTAGCTATGCTCACAGAGTTGTTTATATTAGAGATGGAAATATCGAAAAAATTACAGAAAACCATAATATGGCAGAGGGGGAAACAGTAGAGTGA
- a CDS encoding 6-phosphofructokinase: MKQEGKLLIAQGGGPTAVINQSLVGAVLESRKFPQVTKIYGALHGVSGIVKEDFIDLTQETTQNLELVAGTPSSALLSTRDKPDDKYCEEMFKVMKAHDIRYFFYIGGNDSADTVRIVNEKACEENYELRSIHIPKTIDNDLLVNDHCPGFGSAAKFVTQAFMGVNLDISALPGVYIGVVMGRNAGFLTAAAAMAKKYPEDGPHLIYLPEKPFSIEKFLLDVKATYEKYGKCVIAVSEGICDNDGSPIISKLCKEIERDSHGNIQLSGTGQLGDLLASEIKEKLRIKRVRSDTFGYVQRSFMSCVSDTDQREAREVGEKAAQFALWQNVDGSVTIHRTGTYSVDYRLSKLEQVAKYTKSMPEDFINKDGNHVTDKFIDYVRPLLGSAMPQAHRLRAPKVEKILNK, from the coding sequence ATGAAACAAGAAGGTAAATTGTTAATTGCACAAGGAGGAGGACCTACAGCGGTTATTAACCAATCATTAGTAGGTGCAGTATTAGAATCTAGAAAATTCCCTCAAGTTACAAAAATATATGGTGCACTTCATGGAGTATCAGGTATAGTAAAAGAAGATTTTATAGATTTAACTCAAGAAACAACTCAAAACCTTGAATTAGTAGCAGGTACACCTTCATCTGCACTATTATCCACTAGAGATAAACCAGATGATAAATATTGCGAAGAGATGTTTAAGGTTATGAAAGCTCATGATATTAGATACTTTTTTTACATCGGCGGTAATGATTCAGCTGATACAGTAAGAATAGTCAATGAAAAGGCATGCGAAGAAAACTATGAATTAAGATCTATACATATTCCAAAAACTATAGACAATGACTTATTAGTAAATGACCATTGTCCTGGTTTTGGATCAGCTGCAAAATTTGTTACACAAGCTTTTATGGGTGTTAACCTAGATATAAGTGCTTTACCAGGAGTATATATCGGAGTAGTAATGGGTCGAAATGCAGGTTTCTTAACAGCAGCTGCTGCTATGGCAAAGAAATATCCAGAAGACGGACCTCATTTAATATATTTACCTGAAAAACCATTCTCAATCGAAAAATTCCTACTGGATGTTAAAGCTACCTATGAAAAGTATGGTAAATGTGTAATAGCAGTATCAGAAGGAATATGCGATAATGATGGTTCTCCAATAATATCAAAACTTTGTAAAGAGATAGAAAGAGATAGCCATGGAAATATTCAGTTGTCTGGTACTGGACAACTTGGAGATTTACTTGCTTCAGAGATTAAAGAAAAGTTAAGAATTAAGAGAGTAAGAAGCGATACATTTGGATATGTACAAAGATCCTTTATGAGCTGTGTATCAGATACAGACCAAAGGGAAGCAAGAGAAGTAGGAGAAAAAGCAGCACAATTTGCTTTATGGCAAAATGTAGATGGCTCTGTTACTATTCATAGAACTGGTACCTATTCAGTTGATTATAGACTTTCTAAATTAGAACAAGTTGCAAAATATACTAAATCAATGCCTGAAGACTTCATAAATAAAGATGGAAATCATGTAACAGATAAATTTATAGATTATGTAAGACCATTATTAGGATCTGCAATGCCTCAAGCTCATAGACTTAGAGCTCCAAAGGTAGAAAAAATATTAAATAAATAA
- the rho gene encoding transcription termination factor Rho, with translation MSQELLDGKTLAELREIAKAYGISGAYKYKKDELIDIIIGTLSSPMENIDVEDMQNVNVDIDNEEEDSVAKIDLNDIDLEDLSDNATEEIEHLEDINVAEGILELHTDGYGFLRRDNYQSGEDDIYISPSQIRRFRLKTGDKVTGITRPAKAGEKFKALLYVKYVNGMEPETAIKRPDFDSLTPIYPKERLNLETTSNEYATRMIDLVAPIGKGQRGMIVSPPKAGKTSLLKMIANAIAKNHPEVEIIILLIDERPEEVTDMKRSVKGDVVYSTFDELPKNHTKVAEIVLERAKRLVEHGKDVVILLDSITRLARAYNITIPPTGRTLSGGLDPGALHKPKRFFGAARKIEEGGSLTILATALVETGSRMDDVIFEEFKGTGNMEIHLDRKLSEKRIFPAIDIHKSGTRREELLLSQKELETVWALRKALGNQSTQEVTEALIDRLVKTKANIEFVNELRNKIWI, from the coding sequence TTGAGTCAAGAGTTATTAGATGGAAAGACCCTTGCGGAGCTTAGAGAAATCGCTAAGGCATATGGTATAAGTGGAGCTTATAAGTATAAAAAAGATGAACTTATAGACATTATTATAGGAACATTATCATCACCAATGGAAAATATTGATGTTGAAGATATGCAAAATGTCAATGTAGACATAGATAATGAAGAGGAAGATAGTGTAGCAAAAATTGATTTAAATGATATAGATCTAGAAGATTTATCAGACAATGCAACTGAAGAAATTGAACATTTAGAAGATATAAATGTGGCTGAAGGAATCTTGGAATTACATACTGATGGTTATGGATTTCTAAGGAGAGATAATTATCAATCAGGTGAAGATGATATTTATATTTCTCCATCTCAGATAAGAAGATTCAGACTAAAAACAGGTGATAAGGTTACAGGAATAACAAGACCAGCTAAAGCAGGTGAGAAATTTAAAGCTTTATTATATGTAAAGTATGTAAATGGAATGGAACCTGAAACTGCAATTAAAAGGCCAGATTTTGATAGTCTTACACCAATTTATCCAAAAGAAAGATTAAATCTTGAAACCACTTCTAATGAATATGCTACTAGAATGATAGATTTAGTTGCCCCTATTGGTAAAGGCCAAAGAGGTATGATAGTATCCCCACCTAAAGCAGGAAAAACCTCATTATTAAAAATGATTGCGAATGCTATCGCAAAAAATCATCCCGAAGTTGAAATAATAATTTTATTAATAGATGAAAGACCTGAAGAAGTAACAGATATGAAAAGATCTGTTAAAGGTGATGTAGTTTATTCTACATTTGATGAGCTTCCAAAAAATCACACAAAAGTTGCTGAGATAGTATTGGAAAGGGCTAAGAGACTTGTAGAACATGGGAAGGATGTCGTAATATTATTAGATAGTATTACAAGGCTAGCAAGAGCATATAATATCACTATACCTCCTACTGGTAGAACCTTATCAGGTGGTTTGGACCCAGGTGCTTTACACAAACCAAAGAGATTTTTTGGTGCCGCTAGAAAGATTGAAGAAGGTGGAAGTTTAACCATTTTAGCTACTGCATTAGTGGAAACTGGAAGTAGGATGGATGATGTAATATTTGAAGAATTTAAAGGTACAGGCAATATGGAAATACATCTGGATAGAAAACTTTCAGAGAAGAGAATATTCCCAGCTATTGATATTCATAAGTCTGGAACTAGACGTGAGGAATTATTGTTATCGCAGAAGGAATTAGAGACTGTATGGGCTCTGAGAAAAGCTTTGGGTAATCAATCTACTCAGGAAGTAACAGAAGCACTTATAGATAGATTAGTAAAGACTAAGGCGAATATAGAATTTGTCAATGAATTAAGAAATAAAATATGGATTTAG
- the rpmE gene encoding 50S ribosomal protein L31 yields the protein MKQGIHPEYKEATVTCACGNTFKTGSVKGDLRVEICSECHPFFTGRQKFAERGGRVEKFKKKYNMD from the coding sequence ATGAAACAAGGAATTCATCCAGAATATAAAGAAGCTACAGTAACATGTGCTTGTGGTAATACATTTAAGACAGGCTCAGTAAAAGGAGATTTAAGAGTTGAAATTTGCTCTGAATGTCATCCGTTTTTCACAGGACGTCAAAAATTCGCTGAACGTGGTGGACGTGTTGAGAAATTTAAGAAGAAATACAATATGGACTAG